From Acidobacteriota bacterium:
AAGACGTCGTGGGCCTAATGAAGCGCGGCGCCGACGATTTCCTCACTCGGCCCGTCCCCCCCTCGGCCGTGGTCTCCGCGGTCGAAGCGGTCATTAAGCACCGAGGCCTCGACATGTCCGGTTCTCATCAGCTCAGCCAAGCCCTCGGGACGCTGCTTCGGGACCTGCGGAAGGAGCGGAAGATGTCACTCAAACACGTGGCCAACCGGACCGGCCTGTCCGTCAGCCTCCTCTCCCAGATCGAGCTGGCCAAGACCTCCGCCTCCATCGCCACCCTGCACAAAGTCGCCTGCGCCCTGGGCACCCGGCTCGGCTCGCTGTTCGAGAAAGTGTGATCCATTCGCGCGGCCGCCGCGCATCTCACTCTCGGGGCTTCATTCAGAGTCTTCCAGTGCGATTTGAGAAAAAGGAGGTCCTACAGGACGAAAACGCAGCTATGTTTTCGTTGGGCTGTTTGTACTAGTCGTTCCGACGAGGAAGATGCTCCTCGCACGCCCCTTCAACACCCCCCCGCGCAAACGCGAAACCTTCCCCACAGTTGTTTTTTCCCCCCCTTCCGTTGATTTTTCCACTTGACCTCGCCGCTTCGGCAGGGGTATCCTCCGCCCTTTCCCGGGCCCGGCCGGGTCGGGAAGAGCGGCCGCGTCGCCCCCCTCTCCGCACCGGTGAGGAAGAAGGCCAAGAGCAACGGTCAGGGATTGGGCCAGCCCCATCCGCGGAGAGGCGGTAATAAACTCTATAGCCCGGCCTCTAAAGAAGGCCTTATTCTATAGAAAGGAA
This genomic window contains:
- a CDS encoding helix-turn-helix domain-containing protein, which gives rise to MKILIIEPDVDFRSSVAEALTQAGHQVREVADAAAGRDALNDADIRVVVMSHRQTRLGDLDLIQTARSHNANTGVIFCAEKPKVEDVVGLMKRGADDFLTRPVPPSAVVSAVEAVIKHRGLDMSGSHQLSQALGTLLRDLRKERKMSLKHVANRTGLSVSLLSQIELAKTSASIATLHKVACALGTRLGSLFEKV